From the Flavobacterium galactosidilyticum genome, one window contains:
- a CDS encoding ABC transporter ATP-binding protein, with amino-acid sequence MLEIKNISFTYTETPVIEEVSFTIGKGQNTAIIGESGCGKSTLLKLIYGLYDLNSGSITYNEKPILGPKYNLVPGEDYIKYLAQDFDLMPYITVEENVGKFLSNMFPEEKKIRVQELLDMVEMTAFAKVKAKFLSGGQQQRVALARVLALEPEILLLDEPFSQIDSFRKNSLRRNLFRYLKDKGVTCIIATHDSTDALSFSDETIVVQNGKVVAKGDSKTLYENPTTKYIASLFGEVNELRLTQLIDVEPEEDQLLLLYPHQLKVVENGMMQVVVKQCYFKGSHYLIKAAFERRAIFFEHDMELAVNQEVDLMLA; translated from the coding sequence ATGCTCGAGATAAAAAACATATCCTTTACTTACACTGAAACTCCCGTTATTGAAGAAGTTAGTTTTACCATTGGTAAAGGTCAAAACACCGCTATTATTGGTGAAAGTGGTTGTGGAAAAAGTACTTTACTAAAACTCATTTACGGATTATATGATTTGAATAGTGGATCAATTACCTATAATGAAAAGCCTATTTTGGGTCCAAAATACAATCTTGTTCCTGGAGAAGATTACATTAAATATTTAGCACAAGATTTTGATCTAATGCCTTACATAACCGTTGAGGAAAATGTGGGTAAGTTCTTGTCTAATATGTTTCCCGAAGAAAAGAAAATTCGTGTTCAAGAATTATTAGATATGGTCGAAATGACTGCTTTTGCAAAAGTAAAAGCAAAATTCTTGAGTGGTGGTCAACAACAACGAGTTGCACTCGCAAGAGTTTTAGCATTAGAACCTGAAATTCTTTTACTTGACGAACCTTTTAGTCAGATTGATTCTTTTAGAAAGAACTCCTTGCGTCGTAATTTGTTTCGATACTTAAAAGATAAAGGAGTTACTTGTATCATCGCAACACACGATAGTACGGATGCATTGTCTTTTTCTGATGAAACTATTGTTGTTCAAAATGGGAAAGTAGTCGCAAAAGGAGATTCAAAAACATTATACGAAAATCCAACTACTAAATATATCGCTTCTCTTTTTGGGGAAGTAAATGAGTTGCGCTTAACACAACTGATAGATGTTGAACCAGAGGAAGATCAGCTTCTTTTATTGTATCCACATCAATTAAAAGTGGTTGAGAATGGTATGATGCAAGTGGTAGTAAAACAATGCTATTTTAAAGGGAGTCATTATTTAATCAAAGCAGCTTTTGAACGAAGAGCTATTTTTTTTGAACACGATATGGAATTAGCAGTCAATCAAGAAGTTGACTTAATGTTAGCTTAA
- a CDS encoding OmpA family protein codes for MKKISIVAMATIMVVGSMFTSCEAVKNTNNKQRGAGIGAVAGAVLGGVLGNNLGKGGKGAMGAVLGGVVGGVAGGVIGNKMDKQARQIDEVLPGAEVVRVGEGIKLVLNENAVRFDTNKSSLTAAAKANLDKLVPVFAEYPDTNITIYGYTDSTGKADYNLKLSGERAAAVKNYLNSKGVSSSRFQVTGLGIADPIASNETVEGRSQNRRVEFAITANEKMIKDAEAESKK; via the coding sequence ATGAAAAAGATTTCGATAGTTGCAATGGCAACAATAATGGTTGTAGGTTCTATGTTTACTAGTTGTGAAGCTGTAAAAAACACTAATAATAAACAAAGAGGAGCAGGAATTGGAGCTGTAGCAGGTGCTGTTCTAGGAGGAGTTCTTGGGAACAATCTTGGTAAAGGTGGTAAAGGAGCAATGGGAGCTGTACTTGGTGGAGTTGTTGGTGGAGTTGCTGGTGGTGTTATTGGTAACAAAATGGATAAACAAGCGAGACAAATTGATGAAGTTCTTCCAGGTGCTGAAGTAGTGCGTGTAGGAGAAGGAATCAAATTAGTTTTGAATGAAAATGCAGTGCGTTTTGATACTAACAAATCATCTTTGACTGCTGCTGCAAAAGCTAATTTAGATAAGTTAGTTCCTGTTTTTGCTGAATATCCAGATACTAATATAACTATTTATGGTTATACCGATAGTACTGGTAAAGCTGATTATAACTTAAAACTGTCTGGAGAAAGAGCTGCTGCAGTTAAGAATTATTTAAACAGTAAAGGTGTTTCTTCTAGTAGATTTCAAGTTACTGGTTTAGGAATTGCTGATCCAATTGCATCAAACGAAACAGTTGAAGGTAGAAGCCAAAACCGTCGTGTTGAATTTGCAATTACTGCAAATGAGAAAATGATTAAAGACGCAGAAGCTGAAAGTAAAAAATAA
- a CDS encoding lipocalin family protein: protein MKKVILVCTLAVFMFACKSTSATSTNTDRKAQVAIKGNWEISSVTYPGSQYIKVETFQLADSDCFVGSTWKFVSNNNKGTMALTKSNCAAFSSPITWFVNDKGQFVLKILDAGIKAKKVRDGYVLNLANQTESSFQLVDRIDVGGKMTDVVYQFQKVN, encoded by the coding sequence ATGAAAAAAGTAATTTTAGTATGCACGTTAGCAGTTTTTATGTTTGCATGTAAATCAACATCAGCGACTAGTACAAATACAGATAGAAAAGCGCAGGTTGCAATCAAAGGAAACTGGGAAATCAGTTCAGTAACTTATCCAGGTTCACAGTACATCAAAGTAGAGACTTTCCAACTAGCAGATTCAGATTGTTTTGTAGGAAGTACGTGGAAGTTTGTTTCTAACAATAACAAAGGAACAATGGCTTTGACAAAATCTAATTGTGCTGCATTTAGTTCACCAATTACTTGGTTCGTTAATGATAAAGGACAATTTGTACTTAAAATTTTAGATGCTGGAATAAAAGCAAAAAAAGTAAGAGATGGTTACGTTTTGAACTTAGCCAATCAAACAGAATCTTCTTTTCAATTGGTTGATAGAATCGATGTTGGAGGAAAAATGACTGACGTAGTATACCAGTTTCAAAAAGTAAATTAA
- the htpG gene encoding molecular chaperone HtpG — protein sequence MTTGKINVSVENIFPLIKKFLYSDHEIFLRELISNGTDATLKLKHLTSIGEAKVEYGNPIIEVKIDKEGKKLHIIDQGLGMTADEVEKYINQVAFSGAEEFLDKYKDSAKDSGIIGHFGLGFYSAFMVAEKVEIITKSFKDEPAAHWTCDGSPEFTLEPADKTTRGTEIILHIAEDSLEFLEESKISGLLNKYNKFMPIPIKFGTKTEKIEQKKGEEVAEEDKDKTFTEVEVDNIINNPNPAWTKQPTELSAEDYKNFYHELYPMQFEEPLFHIHLNVDYPFNLTGILYFPKLGSDLQIQKDKIQLYQNQVYVTDNVEGIVPEFLMMLKGVVDSPDIPLNVSRSGLQADAAVKKISNYITRKVADKLKSLFTENRADFEQKWNDIKIVLEYGMLSEDKFYEKAGAFVLYPTVDDKFYTLEELKTNLAANQTDKDGKLVVLYAGNKEAQHSYIEIAKEKGYEVLLLDSPIISHLIQKIEGDNSNMTFVRVDSDHIDNLIKKEETTISKLSEEEQTNLKTVLETIVPKQTYSVQLEALDSNAAPFIITQPEFMRRMKEMSQSGGGGIFGMGNMPEMYNLVVNTNSELATSILNNKDKIAQESLVKQALDLAKLSQNLLKGEALTAFVKRSFELIK from the coding sequence ATGACAACAGGTAAAATTAATGTTTCGGTTGAAAACATCTTTCCCTTAATCAAGAAGTTCCTATACAGTGACCACGAAATTTTTCTACGTGAATTAATTTCTAATGGTACTGATGCAACTTTAAAATTAAAGCATTTAACTAGTATTGGCGAAGCCAAAGTCGAATATGGCAACCCAATTATCGAAGTAAAAATCGACAAAGAAGGGAAGAAATTACACATCATCGATCAAGGTTTAGGAATGACTGCCGATGAAGTAGAAAAATACATCAACCAAGTAGCTTTTTCTGGTGCTGAAGAATTCCTTGACAAATACAAAGATTCAGCTAAAGATTCTGGAATTATTGGACATTTTGGTCTTGGATTCTACTCTGCTTTTATGGTTGCCGAAAAAGTAGAAATCATCACTAAATCGTTCAAAGACGAACCAGCTGCGCACTGGACCTGTGATGGAAGCCCTGAGTTCACATTAGAACCAGCTGACAAAACGACTCGTGGAACTGAAATTATATTACATATTGCCGAAGATTCTCTTGAATTTTTAGAAGAATCTAAAATAAGCGGTTTATTGAATAAGTACAATAAGTTCATGCCTATTCCGATTAAATTTGGAACAAAAACGGAGAAAATTGAACAAAAAAAGGGCGAAGAAGTTGCTGAAGAAGATAAAGATAAAACTTTTACAGAAGTAGAGGTTGACAATATCATCAACAACCCAAATCCAGCTTGGACCAAACAACCAACGGAATTATCTGCTGAAGATTACAAGAATTTCTACCATGAATTGTACCCAATGCAATTTGAAGAACCTTTATTCCATATTCATTTGAATGTTGATTATCCGTTCAACTTAACTGGTATTTTGTATTTCCCAAAACTAGGCTCTGATTTACAAATTCAGAAAGACAAAATCCAATTGTACCAAAATCAGGTGTATGTAACGGATAATGTAGAAGGAATTGTTCCGGAATTTTTGATGATGCTAAAAGGTGTTGTTGATTCACCGGACATTCCATTGAACGTATCTCGTTCTGGATTGCAAGCGGATGCTGCGGTGAAGAAAATTTCGAACTACATTACTCGTAAAGTAGCCGATAAATTGAAATCATTATTCACTGAAAACCGTGCCGATTTCGAACAAAAATGGAATGACATTAAAATCGTTTTAGAATACGGAATGCTTTCTGAAGATAAATTCTATGAAAAAGCAGGAGCGTTTGTTTTGTATCCAACAGTTGACGATAAATTCTACACACTTGAAGAATTAAAAACAAATCTTGCCGCTAATCAAACGGATAAAGACGGAAAACTAGTGGTTTTATACGCTGGAAACAAAGAAGCACAACACTCATATATCGAAATTGCGAAAGAGAAAGGATACGAAGTATTATTGCTTGATTCTCCAATTATCTCCCATTTAATTCAAAAAATTGAAGGCGATAACAGCAACATGACTTTTGTACGTGTAGATTCAGATCATATTGATAATTTAATCAAAAAAGAGGAAACGACCATTTCTAAATTATCAGAAGAAGAGCAAACCAACTTGAAAACGGTTCTGGAAACGATCGTTCCTAAACAAACCTATTCAGTTCAACTGGAAGCTCTAGACAGTAATGCTGCGCCATTTATCATCACGCAACCAGAATTTATGCGCAGAATGAAAGAAATGAGTCAATCTGGTGGTGGCGGAATATTTGGAATGGGCAATATGCCTGAAATGTACAATTTAGTAGTCAACACTAACTCTGAATTGGCAACAAGCATTCTAAACAACAAAGACAAAATCGCACAGGAAAGTTTGGTCAAACAAGCGCTTGACTTAGCGAAATTATCCCAAAACCTATTAAAAGGAGAAGCATTAACCGCTTTCGTAAAAAGAAGTTTTGAGTTAATCAAATAA
- a CDS encoding REP-associated tyrosine transposase, producing MSTKYKATTTEDAYFITITTVGWVDVFTRLNQKQIIIQALHYCQVQKGLEIYGYCIMHSHIHLLCKATNGFILSNIMRDFKKYTSKKIIQTIIEEPESRREWMLDYFKKACQHLKQEQQYKVWQNGYHAEHIYSNKFIKQKMDYIHNNPVNEKIVTMPEDYYFSSARNYAALENELEVVLLDLF from the coding sequence ATGTCTACAAAGTATAAAGCCACAACAACCGAAGACGCTTATTTTATTACTATAACTACAGTGGGTTGGGTAGATGTCTTTACACGATTAAATCAAAAACAAATCATTATCCAAGCACTCCACTATTGTCAAGTTCAAAAGGGCTTAGAAATCTATGGATATTGTATTATGCACAGCCACATTCACTTGCTCTGCAAAGCAACAAACGGTTTTATATTATCCAATATTATGCGTGATTTTAAAAAATATACCTCTAAAAAAATTATTCAAACTATTATAGAAGAACCGGAAAGCAGAAGAGAATGGATGTTGGATTATTTTAAAAAAGCGTGTCAACATTTAAAACAAGAACAACAGTACAAAGTTTGGCAAAACGGCTATCATGCGGAACATATTTACAGCAATAAATTTATAAAACAAAAAATGGATTATATACACAACAATCCTGTAAATGAAAAAATTGTAACGATGCCGGAAGATTATTATTTCAGTTCTGCAAGAAACTATGCTGCATTAGAAAATGAATTAGAAGTGGTTTTATTAGATTTATTTTAG